The Montipora foliosa isolate CH-2021 chromosome 1, ASM3666993v2, whole genome shotgun sequence DNA segment aatgagccccaaaatcagcaaaaaatgggACGTTGATGAATAATttagtagctgctatttccaaaacgatggaatcacctggtgataaataacctcgtcttggagagttaatttttgactttgcagaaacaatggtcaacctcaagagttgggcgattgtgatctttgtgttgaattcgcacatttcttgtcgaactgtataacacttgaaagaaaaataaaactaacaaaaacaaaaaccttgtatcttgccaccatttgacacagatgctttacTGTTttgcgagtaaacacgccgcggtaacttgatcacggcgcccgctgaattcgatgtcaaattcgattttgcgatttacttgtgcagccaaaagcagaagaacaaaattgaacgtatcaaaaatctcccaaaatgtttttcactgatGGTGACTTTtcatattcgtggttcaaaattaatgttgttttcatgtagtaaattttgttgctgatggcaaaatattttattctcgtttgaccgtcctgaaaacttccttctgctcttcctaaaaactgtgtatcagtatttatttacttttgcatcaatatttgttttgcataaaggaAGCTAACGAAATCTGTACCTTACTGTACCTtacgcatttttgagcgttaaaatgtaattttcgatcctatgcttctgttacaaagtggtatctgttttaggtcacccatccagatagtAACCTCGCCAGACCCCTAGGGATTTCCTTCAGTGAACGTTTGTATTAAAAAGCTGTCGGATGCTCAGaatgcacgcttaaacttgtggtgtaaagaagttgtgagggaacttgaaaatgatcaacatgtcagcctagaagctaATTttttcgattcccttttattttcttcaatctttctgggtttagtctCTGGGTTTAGTAGTTTGCTAGTAACCacgtcttctcagggggctatttacttgtaagacttctaccatggcactacaatgatatacaataccaaaacaataacgtgtactattagagctacatattacgttaagacaacttgaatctcctggatgacagttgacaatatggaataaagcgctgtattactgcactaccacacatacgcaatgcgttcctatttttttctttctgacaaatgattaataggctggtagccaggtttttaatctcagaaaaagatctgtttcgtcgtatgaacctgtgagccaaagagcCTCTGCTGACACGACTTCttggtgaccccttaaatggtcttaatgacccccgacctgaaaaaaattgcctggaacgatGCAGTCcagtaccacccaactcagtcccttctgtttttgagtaacacgtacctcAGAAAACaaagtgtacgctcatggagcgtctagtttgcAATTCAAAGAAAGCTTATAATCACCTTTGACAGAGCAACAGAAAAGTGGGGTTGGTTTTGTCAAATCTCCAGTTATCCACGGAAATCGTTTGAACAAGAGTCCAACATGTATTTGTAGTGTCACGTTATAATTTTCGTAAGTAGTCAGTACTGTCAGCTCTACCAATTCCAGgtggtgtccgcttacgagaacgTTACCTGTATTACAGCGTCAAAAGAAATATGGTGAAAATCTATTCccgaaaataaatttatttgggaaaggGTTGACCCAAGGAATTAgcggagatagaggctcctcttgatcaGCTTCTGTTTCAgaaatagatttgacataaCGAGCATAAATTACGTGTGGCAGATCGCTTCGAGTGTTTAGTTTGATTACATTTCAACCATGCTTAAGGCCTGAAAGCCCCTTGAAACCGTCGAGTGAAGTGGCAATTCGTATGGAAAGTTGTAAAGAGATcattcaccaggaaatgaatACCCTTGATGAGCAATAGTCCTCTTGGGGCAAACTTTAGCTCCATTTGTgtaaaaaataaacattgaacACTGATAGACTGCAATGCCGTGTAGTGATCTATGCATTACGTTGGATCAGCACAAACAGTGATAAGAATAAACACACCACTATTAGGACAGATCGAACAACGTTCTCTTCAATGGACATGACGGTCAGCCAAAGCTAGTTTGATCGGCGCTAAAACTAGAAAGCAGACGCAGAAGGCTGTTTGAGGCTTGTTGGCCCTCGTCAGTGCGCCGTAGCGACTGAagcattagggactttaagcaaatcgctacggctggcgctaatacgGATGGCGGAAGTAAATTTTCCCCAAAATgagacactgcgcatgtacgtcggttgcatccagccgtagCGTTAAGCCGTAGCGTGAAATTAGACTACGTAACTCGGGATGTTTTGGCGTAGTGTCTACTACGTCCGGTTTATTTCGCTTCTGTGGCCCTTTTCAAAggacatctcggcattttaagaattccattggatactatttcctttaaagtcaatttaagtcaaagattgtgtcaaggttgcctatagtaagcttgtaaatccgtatcaTGAATTTACGATAACTTTTGGCCAAGGTGATTCGAAGTAACTCAAGTGActctggcaacacgaccgttgttgactgcccagtcacaagtcaacaacggtcgtgttgccagcgcgcggtcaaattcaaatggtccaatcagagttgaggctgaaactatcttgcgagtttccgttgttgactacccggtcacaagcctttgaggaaagccgaagaggtgaattttaaggcaaagttttcgttcttcacgagtctttcggccgccgaaacacacgtatttggagtgaaagttattgggctttatggaactgttgtttttattgcgattcgggacttttcttgttgaggagaaaacgatttgtggagtgaggtctggccagcgatggatggagttaccggccttcccattatttcagcaacggccttccggatgacttcactaaacggcgtcagaatggctcgaaactcgccaaaagagacaagttggtcacacatttgaggtaggaaaactttatttcaaatgagatagttatttacacaatttttttacgctcggtgattttcccatacaattctctatatacacaaactgtcgcatacaccacgtattttcagcttggggagcctgtggctAACCTTAAAATCTAGCAGACCACCGAGACGtactctccccagaccttttcagtcacggcatccgtagtagcaccagccgtagtggtttgcttaaactccctattgtgtGTGTATAGGCCTACGTCAGTGTTTCAATGTCCCTGACCCAAACATGTTAAAGatattttctttgaactggCTGCCTGTCATTTTTAACACCCTTGGTTATTTCGGGTAGCCAGCACCCTTTCATTCTCTGTcacattgtaattttttttcttctattcCTTTCATTTAAGTATGGGGTGAAATGAAgtgttcttcttcttgttcgCGACTAAACGTTTTCAGTCTGTTGGGGTTCCAGAAATTTGAATAAAGTGGCAGCACTAGATAATTTTTTAACGAGTTCTTTGGCTTTAAAGGAAACAATTAAAGCTCGCTGAAAGCACAAACCCAGTGATCAGCCTCTATTTTATTTTGGCGAGATGAGGTGCAACTGAGGGGAAGGATAAATGAGCATGTTTAATTGCGCTGGTTAACAACGACTTGGGTTTTTTACTTTGACAAAATTATTCAACATTGGGCTTCCAGGCTTGTACTGAAAAAATCTTGATCGGCTGCTGGTTATTTTGACACACAAACAACGACTCTGCAAATGCACTCTTCATTTAGGAACGTTTCTCGTTAAGGCTGCTAATGGCCAacatctttttattttctttccgAACGTTGGTTTCATTCTTGGATAACAGTGCAAATTTCTTACACTATTAGGGTTAGAAAAATATAGAAGcgaccaaagtaaaacaatattCTTTTTGGATAATGTTCTTGTAATCCTTGCTGTTAGGATCTAGAAAAACTaacaaatgaaaattttcaacgCATTAGATAGCTGACAGATAGTAACAGTAACAGATAATAACAGTTTCAAATTTGCACTGAATTGTTTGGCTATTACTGGTAGCTTTATCTTCTGCAAGTTACGTGTAAGTTAAACAGAGGGATTGGCTCTCTTGCTTGATTACTCACTTCTTCGAGTGCTATGTATTCCTTCTTTGGAATGAGTAAGAGGGTTAAACAGTATATACCAAGCTTTATGATAGCTGAGGGCTATGTAATAACACTCGTACAAGTTATTATGGATTCGGAAGGACTTGCCAGAGTGTGTGCTGATTGAAATATCTACATAATATATCTGACATAATCAAGGGcagatctagggggagggtgcagggggtgcacACCCTCCCCTGAGATCACCTGTGGCTTTCTAATAAAACTGGTAttctggaagaaaaaaaaccatCACCAGTCAACTAtgccattccttagtggtgcagcccctcctaagaaaaatcctggatccgcccctgataATATATCCTTTCTCATGTTATCATGCTCAGCTCTTAGACCTGGCCATATGATGTGAAACAAGATTGGTGAATTAAGTAATATTCTCAATGCCACacttaattacatgtacaaaattacaaaaacgGTCATCAAATTTCAAAGCTGTCATCAGAGATGATCAATCCGATGCTCCACACTAGGAAGATGCTCATAATCATGGTCGATATGCACAAAGGCTCTTTCAACTTCTGGGTAACTCTCtaacttcatttgaagtgattCACCGATGTCATGGGCCTCACGAAGATGCATATCAGGAGGAAGCACAATATGGACTTCAACTAAGATGTTTAAGCCGAAGTGATAAGCCCTCAGGGTATCAATAAACTGAACTCTATTGTCATGATTCATACAAACCCATAGAAGCTTCTGTAACATCATAGGACAGGCCTTATAGCCGGTTAAGGAACGAATTTGTTCACTACCAACACGATACCACCCCCAAAATATGTAAATACTTATTAAAATGGCTCCAATTGGATCAATACCATTCCATAATTTGAAGCCCATGTAACCAAACCCCAATGCCACGGcattcgacaaaacatcatttaAGTGATCCTGTGCTAACACAGTAGTTGATTGATTTGGGATACACCTACAATacaaatacaaagcaattttgATTGCAATAGTTGCTCCTATAATAGCCATAGTCACAACTGAAATATCAGGATCAGCTGACTGCTCAATTAGGTCTGTTGCTGATGAGATAACCACTTGTATTGATGCTACTGCCATGATCACTGCCAGCACAATAATACTTATAGGTTCCAAACGTGTTTTTCCCACTGGATATTCATGATAATCAGTGCCTTTGATGGCACGCAAGGTCCACCACACAACAATACCAAAGATAAAATCAACAGCACTGTCCACTAAGCTAGAAATAATGGACATTGAGCCAGATAGATAAGATGCAACAGCTTTGGCAATAAGCAGCACAAGATTGCAAAACAAGCTCATCCTAATTGCAATGGACACCATGTAGGCATTACCATTGTGTGCAGACAGATTGGGTGCTCCAATATCCTGGGTATTTACTTCTTTAAAGGTAGCTTTAATCTCTTCCATTTGGTTGTAATACCTCCTGACATTCTTCTCAGTCGATGACAATCTTTTATCTGCGACTGATTTTATAAAACAACATATCCCATTTGATAGACTACGTTGTTTTCCACTGGATATTGTGTTATTCTGTGGTGCAATTTCTTCTATTGTGACACAAGAAGAATTGCGAGTAGGATGAACTTCTATTTGCACACTGCATTCACTTTGGGAATCTACACCAACAAAAGAGGAAAGAACGATACTAGGACTGTGGTCTCCCATTTCACCAAAAGACTCGACACCTGGCACCCTGAAATAAAATGTAAAAGGAAACCAGCTGAACACCGTTTCAGTCCAACAGCCAAATTAAATAGAGAGGTCTCATATTGCATGCAAAGAATTAGGGCAATACGAAGAAATATTACCATTTCAAAAAAAGAAGCAATCTCGTACCCACAGTCACCTTTTAACTCCAACTTTTCTTCTTTGCAAGAAATGTCACATTTGCAAACACGGCAGTATTCACAGATTTACTATTTAGAAACAGGACGCGAAAGGTCTAGGACGAGCTGTTTCGCCGTGTTACATCCCGGGAAACTGAGACCGACGGGACGTCCATCTATTTGATTTAGCGCGGGAAAGAAGACGCTTCGTCGTCCACTGATGTTTACAAACATGGCGAACTCTCTTCAAAGTGTCAGAGAAGCACTTGTCTTTGCTTATTTTGACGATATTATCGACGAAGAAGAATTTGCAGTTCTTTATGAGGAAAATGTATCAAGAGGAAGTGTTTCCTTACTGGAAATATGACAGATTTTCTTTTGATGACATGGACGAAACCGAGTGTAAAGTTGAATTTCGATTTCACAAAGCTGACCTGGAGCTACTGCTTCATATTTTAGGATTTCCTGATAATTTCCTGATAAGTTTACTTGCTCCCAAGGAACTGTCTGTACAGGTATCGAAGCACTTTGCATTCTCTTAAAAAGACTTGCCTTTCCTTGTAGGTATAGTGACATGGTTTTCAGATTTGGTCGAAATCCAACAGAGTTGTGCTTAATTTTTAACCATGTTCTGGATTTCACCTTTGAAGCACATAACTATCGCTTGaactctttttattttattattattattatttattgataaATAAGTACACTAAGCACGAGTTAACGATAataatgcaccagtcatttgaaacccccGCATCCCCCCATTCgggcttaaggtaattccttagtattgcattgcgcatccctactgcgcacgatatTTCGTGTCATTAGCTCGGGGTCGACCTCGGGGTCTAGCTCgggcacatgagcacgtgcgcatacaaaacgtaagagatttcgctcaaactaaacccgataacaaaataaatgctccttttctctcaaacgagcgcggtgacccccgattttttttttcaggtatttgctaagaacagtctaataaagaacatatttgaagaagaaaaaaagtttgatagtagaacatgaattttttttggaaaacagttccgtactgggtgtattttacccaaggcaaggacttcaagctaaccacggaactgtcccaaaaagtgcactattcccacaaccaaggaatcaaagtcggcgtaaatgaagcattactgcttatgtaaataaaggaagctttatttttaaaataaacttttgtgtctttgaagtaaccaagacttaattctgtaagaaggtgattcgaatttttaacgcgaaaacagtaaaaatacccaaTTTTAAGAGCTTGCTGACGCTTAAACaggcacggtgaccccatttttttattgcatttttttaatgttcatatcatgaatgttaagtatgccaagtttccaaaaaggtttgatagtagaacaatttcaagggaattaccttaagcggGGCATTCACTTTTTATGCAAGTGAAAGTGAGTGAAGTCCCCGGTTCCCGGGGACGAAAGTGAGTGGTGCATTCCCCCGCCCCTACTGTTCAACACATGGTACTCCCTTTGTAAAACAACTTATCATTGCCAAGTGTAACACACTGGTTAAAAGACACTGTTGGCAGCcatgaaataaacagattgatcTTTCAGCGGCCAGCAAATAACTTGCAAAGGCTCCTAAATGCACAATGAGTATgtcaaaatatctttattgtaGTAGTTTCATTGATACTTCTGGATAAATtaacaatgaaacacaacgagcAACTATCACAGTAGTGTCAATCGCACAAATAATAGCAGGAAATTGTGAAATTGTTTCAACTGATTCAGCTAATTCATTTTGATTCGACTGGTGCAGAACCCTAACACAATTCATGTGCGCTAATCGCCGATCAGTCATCATAAAATCAAAAGAGAAAATGAGTCCTGTCCAGATGTACGTTCCACAATAACGAATAAAGAATATTTGCAAGACAGTGATGCCAAATACTGACCATTATTTAGAGTAATGGCTAATACACTttgcaaaatgtgaaaaaattaactggaatcCATGATCAAGTGTCAAGAAAGTGAcaataatgtatgcaaaattactATGAGGCGCGAAAATGAAGACCGCAGACCAAGGAGTGACTGCCCTGCTTAATTCCCCCGGTAGGGGATGCAAAGACCGTGACTTCCAGCGAATTCCCCGCCTACCGCGGAACCACAATGCAGTGTATATGAGGTCAAAGTGCCCGCAATCCCCCGCTAAGGCccgaatggggggggggggggggggtgcgggGGTTTCAAATGAGATGCCAAAGCCAGAGGAGTACAaaatttacagagaaaaggcaAACCATTACAACATAAACAGAATTATTACTGCAcataaagcaaaataaacatacCGGTAACAATAATGATAGTGTGCAAAAGTGATAAAAAAAGAGCTTCAAGGGAGAAAAAAGAATTTGCGTTCTACTTAGTTTAAACTTCTAATGATTGAAAATAATCTCTCAGTTTATGTTTGTAACTAGAAAGAGTAAGTGAATTACGAAGTGAGAGAGGAATGTCATTCCAAATTTGAGGACCCTGTACCCGAAgagaaaaagaatatttgtgaGTGTGAAGATGTAAGTTGTCTTTTTGCCTGTTGAGATATTGATGACAATCAGAGTTAAGAACGAAAAGAGATGAAAGAGGAGATGGCAAGAGCTGCTGCATGTGAAGGAAAACAAAGCA contains these protein-coding regions:
- the LOC137977872 gene encoding uncharacterized protein: MGDHSPSIVLSSFVGVDSQSECSVQIEVHPTRNSSCVTIEEIAPQNNTISSGKQRSLSNGICCFIKSVADKRLSSTEKNVRRYYNQMEEIKATFKEVNTQDIGAPNLSAHNGNAYMVSIAIRMSLFCNLVLLIAKAVASYLSGSMSIISSLVDSAVDFIFGIVVWWTLRAIKGTDYHEYPVGKTRLEPISIIVLAVIMAVASIQVVISSATDLIEQSADPDISVVTMAIIGATIAIKIALYLYCRCIPNQSTTVLAQDHLNDVLSNAVALGFGYMGFKLWNGIDPIGAILISIYIFWGWYRVGSEQIRSLTGYKACPMMLQKLLWVCMNHDNRVQFIDTLRAYHFGLNILVEVHIVLPPDMHLREAHDIGESLQMKLESYPEVERAFVHIDHDYEHLPSVEHRIDHL